The sequence TCGCGGAAGACGATGAAGCGATACGGAACCTCACCGTGCGCATACTGCAAAGGTATGGATATTCGGTGGTCGCCGCGGAGGACGGCGAAGACGCCCTTGTCAAATTCGGACAATACAAGGGCAGAATAGACCTCATCCTCCTCGATGTGATCATGCCCAAAAAAAACGGCAAAGCCGTATATGACGAGCTGAAGGAAACCTCACCGGACATAAAAGTCCTCTTCATGAGCGGCTACACGGCCGACATCATCCACAAAAAGGGTGTTTTCCAGGAAGATATAAACTTTCTTTTCAAGCCGATCACCCCCGACACGCTCCTGCTGAAAGTAAGAGACGTGCTGGACGGGTAGGTAATAGCTTCGTATGAAATCGACGAAAATCGATCGTCTTGTTTCATTTTCAATTTATGGCACCCTCACTCGTCGAGACGGAGCCGCCAAACCGCTCCCTTTCTCCCGCGGGCTTTCCCCGGCATCCATATTATCAGTTTAATAGTGCCGGCTCGAGTGGCCGTTGAATCGGACCAACA comes from Syntrophorhabdaceae bacterium and encodes:
- a CDS encoding response regulator encodes the protein AEDDEAIRNLTVRILQRYGYSVVAAEDGEDALVKFGQYKGRIDLILLDVIMPKKNGKAVYDELKETSPDIKVLFMSGYTADIIHKKGVFQEDINFLFKPITPDTLLLKVRDVLDG